The genomic interval AGCCCCTGCTGTTACCTCCTCGGGGCCTCAGTAGCACCCGCCACGGCCCTGGCTGCGGCTCTGCTCTCGTCCTTTGCCGGATGCTCTCTCCTAGAGCCAGGGGACTCGGTGGCTTCGGTTCTCAGCCCTTACTTCGGCACCAAGACTCGCTATGAGGATGTCAACCCCGGGCTGCTGTTGGGCCCCGAGGTGCCGTGGCGGGCCCCGGCGCTGCTGGAGGCGGCCTGCACCCCGGTGCAGCTGGTCGCCCTCATTCGGCACGGCACCCGCTACCCTACGGCCAAACAGATCCGCAAGCTGAGGAAGCTGCACGGACAACTGCAGGCTCGCAGGCCCACGGATGACAGGGCCGGGAGCGCCGGCGGCCGCGACCTGGGCGCCACACTGGCCGACTGGCCTTTGTGGTACGCGGAGTGGATGGACGGGCAGCTAGTGGAGAAGGGCCGGCAGGACATGCGACAGCTCGCGGTGCGTCTGGCCTCGCTCTTCCCGACCCTCTTCAGCCGGGAGAACTTTGGCCGCCTGCAGCTCATCACTAGCTCCAAGCACCGCTGCGTGGATAGCGGCGCCGCCTTCCTGCAGGGGCTGTGGCAGCACTACTATCCTGGGTTGCCGCCGCCCAATGTCGAAGGTGACCCGTCCAGCCGCCTGGCCCGTGCCCTTCCTcaccccttttcccttccctaaATCTTCCGCCCGCCTCTCCCAGACCCTGGATTTCCCCAGCCCCTGCCTTTCCCCACGTTCCTTTCTTCCCAATCCTCCATTCCCTCGGGCTAGGTCTGCCTGGGCACACGACCTTCCGGACTTGGCTCTCTCTTCTCATACgtatgttcatttattcattcatcaagtATAAATTTAGCACCTTCTACATACCGCATGCTGTAATAGACGATGGGGATCCAACAGGAGACAGGTCTCTGCCGCACGTTTTGATCTCCCATTCCCAAATTGAGTTGCTCCCTTTGAGTGCCAATccattccttccctccttcccagttAGTTTTACAGTTGGGTGcacttttaaaacaatatattctAGATCTTTCTTCCTCTAGACCTTCGAGtctaactgtattaaagggccacggcattaggaaggttgagaaccactgttctagacctTTTGCTTCTGatactttttttaaacttatCAACTTTTTCAGCTGATGGTACTAAACCTACACGCACTTGTAGGAAGCTGCTCTCAAGTCTTCTTTATACCCTGctttttgttgtgttgtgtttACTATAGCATTCCCCTCAGTGTAGCTGTGGTCCGTGGTCACATGTAATACCTTACTCATGTATTCCATTAATTATACTTGTTCAGAATTTCAGAGATCATCTAGTGAGGCCCTTTTATTTCACAGGTGAAGAAGCTGAGTGAAATAGCGTGCCTCCTTAATTGTCTGTCTCCAGTTAGAGAATTAGAGTCTAGAGTCAGGCCCAGAATCCATGTCTTCTGTTTTCCCAGAATGGTgctttttcctttagaaaatgttttaatagtcACAGATAATGATAGCAAACACTTAATGCCTGTTATGTCTGAGGTGTGCCTCAAATTTTACAGCCACTCTGTGAAGttgataatattttttccttgtctcacagatgaggaaactgagacacacacACTAGATAATTTGCCTATTTTCACACAAGTAGTTTTGGACTCAGGAAATCTCTTTCAAAGCTTACCTTCTTAACCATTATACATACTACACAGCTTCCATTTGTCCAGTAACATACCTCTTAAGAAAAGAAGCATGTAACATTTTTGTATCACAGAAATGAACAGGTGTTATTAGTTTCTTGATCACTTGTAATTAAGGTCAGAGCTGAAATGAGAAACATCATTTAGCTTCAAAGCCCAAGTGAAAAACAGATTGGTGGGTTGGTTTGTCATTTCTCCTGTAGCAGTTGAATGGTTGCACCATCTGCAAGGGATTTCTTCACTAAGGGTGTGTCATGTTATTGTGGGTACCTCCCTTGGCTGACTTGTGTTTAGTTACTGGTtgaattgtgctttttttttttttgagacagagtctcaagctgtcattctgggtagagtaccatggcgtcatcatagcttacagcaacctccaactcttgggctcaagtgatccccttgcctcagtttttctatttttagcagagatgggggtcttgctcttgctcaggctggtctggaactcatgagctcaagcagcccacctgcattgacctcccagagtgttaggattataggcatgagctaccatgtctGGCCTGAATTGTGATTTTTAATTACAGCTATACTTCCATTAACATGGGTGAAAATTTCCATAAATCTGTTAAAAGAACTGAATGTTGAAAACAGAACATGCATAAACATAGCCTAATATAGTAGCATATGTATGATATCCCAGAATGAAGGGATATGTATGATATGTAGTGTATGTATGATATCCCAGAATGAAGATTGGTGTTTGTAGAGTACAAAGCCAGGGATCAGAATAAGCCCACCTCTCACCATTTCAGTCTTAGAGAATAAACCCTTTGCCTGGCCTCTTCCTTATTATCTATAGATAATTGTTTCACGGGTTATGTATATCTGGGCTTTTGAGGGAATCTACTGAattagattttgtatttttatagaaacagaacaATGCCTTTGTTTCTGTTTAAATAGCAGCAATAACTAGGTGTTAATAGTAATAAGGATAAAATTCAGAATCCACTCGGGAAATCATATTTTGAGGAAAAGATGATAAAGTTCTCTTATTTTCCTAGTCAAGATATTAAGAACTATAATCCAATTTGCAAGTAAAGTGGGAAGAATTATCCGTTTCAAGGAGATACACTTATGTGTATTTTCTCACACACTTTCAAAGCAAAATGGTGTAactatatttatttacatgtatatgtatttaaatacatgtgtatgtatttctCTTACATACAAAAGTGATATACTTGGTGTTCTTTTCATGGTAAGTTATTGGAGAAATGATGATTGAGATATGTATATtgaatatgatttaaaaaaggcACTCCAGTAGTTGAACCATTACTGCTTTTCCAATACACATTTGTTGCCAAACTGAGAAAATAATCTAACTTGCTAAATTCTAGGTGGAAAGTTGTCAGAAGATAAACTAAATCagaagcacctagcacagtgaaGCACAGTAGATCTGAAGCATTGATGTATTTTGTGCTGTTGTCAGTAGTTTTTGTCCAAAGTAGGATCTTTTGTAAAGTAACACAGGGTTGAGAAAGTTAATTGAGAAAATACTCTGCTTAGACTTTGGCTTAGAGTGGAAACATATTTCAATCTGTTGCGTTCTCTCTCACCTTGTAattagaaactttatttttagtttgctttCTAATTCTGTGCCTGGTAGAAACAATTTTTAGGTGATGTGCTTGTGCGCTTTTTATGACATTCCtgtctaatttttgttttcttcaggaaaacatttcatttcGATGACCTTTATTTTGTTGCATAGCATAGCTGTAGTACATCTTAACGTGAtctttgtgttctgtttttagtCTTTTCTAACATATTCTCTCATGCATTAcaatcattacaaaattttacccATGTCTTTTTGGTTTAGTATGTGCTTATTTCAGACAGAGATAATAGGATATTAGTGTTCATTTTTCACACTTAAAACattttctgtagtttgaaattgtcatttatttcaatgtatgtaatttttttttcagatatggaGTGTGAACCTCCAAGGATTAATGATAAACTAATGAGATTCTTTGATCACTGTGAGAAGTTTTTACATGAAGTGGAAAGGAATGCTACAGCTCTTTATCATGTGGAAGCCTTCAAAACTGGACCAGAAAtgcagaagattttaaaaaaagttgcagctactttgcAAATACCAGTAAATGATTTAAATGCAGGTAATGTGCCTTTTATTACATGCAATAAAGTGCTTTTATTTGAACTTCtggtttaaataattttaaattgtaaagacaaaaagtaaggaaacatttttttctgttaagagGCCCACAGTTAACTTACATTaagaaaatagggcggcgcctgtggctcagtcggtaaggcgccggccccatataccgagggtggcgggttcaaacccggccccggctgaactgcaaccaaaaaatagctgggcgttgtggcgggcgcctgtagttccagctactcgggaggctggggcaagagaatcgcttaagcccaggagttgaaggttgctgtgagctgtgtgatgccatggcactctaccgagggccataaagtgagactctgtctctacaaaaaaaaaagaaaataatatattttagatCAAGAAAATTGTACACCTCAGGCTTGCAATTTTTAGATTCATATTTTTGAGTGGTATGTAAATTAATGATCAAGATTCTTGCTAAGTTCTGGAATTATTTTGGAGGCGGAGTATATAAAGTATCAACTCTAAGCATTATTTGTAAAACTAAAGGCTTTTCCcacttttttgttaatgaaaccagacaaatggaaaatcatgTATTCTTTAGCTTTTGAAGCAGTTCAAAAGTACATATTAATTTATGAAGGGCTGtgttttagaaattcaaaaacaaaaacaaagtacagTAGGAACctgcatagttgaccacctcaatatattgatcacctccttaaattgacctagtATTCATAAagcagacatgtaccacatgtactcaatggaagttccttatgttgaccacctctgtgtgttgactgGTTTGTTATAGCCCTTTGGTTGATCCACTTATAGAGGTTTTACTGTAATAAGATTTTTGAGTCTTCTACATGTAGAGGAGCTGAGAAAATGAGCTTATGTCTGTCTTAAGGTATTATGGTGGGTGGGTTGATAtgcaatttattcatttatcaccTAAACTAGGACACTTTGGAGTGTGAAAGAGgacattattctaaaatttaattttattggtcagtcaagacagggtctccctctgttgtcccagctagagttcagtggcattatcataactGATTAtaatatcaaactcctgggtttgagcacaagcctcctgcctcagcctcctgagtaactaggtcTATAGGCACATACCCCCACACccgctaattttattttttgtatgaagAGGTCTTGTTTAGTTGCTttcactggtctcaaactcctagcatCAAGCACTTCTGTCACCTTAGCTTCCCGAGTTGCAGGGATTAACAGGCACGAGCCATCAGACTGGCAGAGAGCACCATTAATAACTATGATGGGAAATGATCACTTTCTAGGTGCTTCCCTTGGAGCTACCTACtcatgccagcacctagtctacccttcagagcaattttggaaatctttttctggaatgaccatcacagCTTTCATTgtatagcacacaaaaacaggtaacaacaataatgaatgccactcagcaaccTACcgccacatgtcaacacaaacacatctgtgagacactggtataccaaggttatgaaaccttaccaagttgtttgtacggTGCTGCCAACATACACACAAAGTGGCAAGTTCAATGACTTAATTTGTTAAACCTTCTATGACAACAGCtttaatggtcattccagaaaatgagttccaaaattgctttgaagggtggactaggcactgcggttagtgcatagcttcccaaggggagtatttcaaagatgactaatgatattcagcaatgaggtatgtaacactttttctatgatgagttcatgaacttaattagaCATCATGTCTtctataacttatttttaataatctgttTTACATATCTgtctcattattttaaatttaatgttatttCATATATGATTTGATTTCTAGGTCACTGCCAGTTAAAACTTACTTAACCCATCATTGACTTTTGTTGCTGTCATAGGCTGTAGCTTATAATagtccaaattatttttataggaaaCCATTTTCCTATTgaaatttcttttggtttttaattctttttttttttattattactaaagTAGCAATAAAAGCTGGTCCTTAGTTGTTTTCCCCACTATGAATAGCACTTGGGTGGACTGAAACAGTCAAATTAGAAAACCAAGTTCTCATCCTCAGCTGCACAGTACCAATATTGACAGTTTCAGGGAGCCAggcagcagagagaaggaaaaaagcacCATCATGCCTCACCCAAAACAGTCTTCTCACCTCaggaaggcaagagaaagaaaaaaaaaagtggtaaagagaagaaatgagagacTATTTTCAGAGGTTACTTCTATAGTTCATTTCCAGAGAAGTCTGAATGTGTAGGACCCCAGAAACTACAAGGTGGCCACACAGCCTTCTGTCCTGAGCTGAAGGCGGATCTGGATGCTGCTTCGTTGCAATGCCATTCACCATTgatgatcattcttttttttttgcagtttttttggctggggccaggtttgaacccgccacctctggtatatggggccagcgcaggtgctgcccttggtttttaattcttttagtctttttttgaTCAGATTTTGAGAATCTGTAAGATAAATAAGTGAATTGCTAGTTTAACAAGCATGAATATTTAACATCTTAACATATACTTTCAAATTGTTCTCTAaggtataataaaaatttatatcaaCATTATATCAGAACAAACATTTTCCCAATAATCATCCAACACTGGATATTATTAGTCATTTAAATCTTTGCCAGTTTTATTAGTGAAAAATGGTATTgagctttaatttgcatttctttgattagttTTGTAAGTGACcatcattttatgtatttgttagccatttacaTATCACCTCTATAACATTGTCTTTTTTctgttaggtttttttgttttgtttttcttactgatCATAGTATCCTTTATGTATTGTGGctgtattaattatatttttaatttaattggatAGAATTATTCCTCTTGTTGCTTACCTTTTAGGCTTATGATACCTTTGTACAGAAGCGTAcatctttattttgagacagaatctcactgtgtcacccttggtagagtgctgtggcatcacagctcacagcaaccgcaaagtcttgggcttaagcaatttttgcctcaacctcccaagtagctggtactacaggcatctaccacaacgcctatctgtttgttgttgttgttgttcttgtagttgaccttactgttttgtttttttttgttgttgttgttgttgttgggacagggtctctttgttgcccaggtCAGGGTCTAGTGGCCCCATCATAGATCACTATAAccttgactcaagtgatcctcccatgttAGCTTCCTTAGTAGCTAGTCTATAGGCATGTTCCACCACACCCAGTgaacattgttattttttctagaaACATGGTCtggctgtattgcccaggctggtctttaactcttaGCCTCATGAGAgcctcccacctcctcttcccaaagtactgggattatagatgtgagctgtGGTGCTTGCTGCTAACATTGTTTTGTAGGAAGGGAGATTGAGATAGAGAGTTGACTTGCTTGGTTGTGGTAGTCAGCTCTCATAGTCTCACTCTTCAtttcatgctttttctttctatacTTCAAAGAGTTTTGGGGTGAATTTTTTTCCAATAAACTTCTTTCCAGTTAAAGAATAAACCACTTAGGCTGACTTTCATAATTCCAAAATTAGACCGTTGAGTATAAATGAGCCAGGTCCTTTCATCAAACATACATAATATGTATAAGCCACTGTTTAGATTAGGTGTTGAGATTATAAAACCTCTTTTTTTACATTAAGTTTTTCATTGACTTTTATGTAATTCCTGGTGAGATACATTTTTGTACTGTGTGCTATGTGCCTTAGGAGAATTCTTTAAACTAAGAACTAGTACAAAGTGCATGTAACATCCAGTAAGTTTTCGTCCCATTTTCaacttggaaaagaagaaaggcagtaaaggcaaagaaaaatcaaagcaagGGAGGCAACCCCTGCATTTGACTTCTCTCGCGCTCTGTCTCATTTAAGTATCATCCACTTTCCATTGACTAGAGAGCAGCAGTGTTTTTATTTGCTACTGACAAAGGCTACTTTTTATAGCCCAAGTACTCTCTTATCCCTTCTCTTCCACACCCATAAGTAATCTAACAATAATATAATCCGTGAATTAGCAGTGTAAAAGTCGCAAATAACCTATTCTAAAGTGCACTTCTTAAATGACTTGAGCAGCTAGATCTGCGAACCTGATGCTGTTTCCAGCCTTTTTCCCTTTGGTGTTTGATGCTCCGTGTTTCCTCTGCTCTGTTGCGGTCTTCTCCTGCCCGTCTTCTGAGTCTTCTCTCCTCTTTTACATCCTTCTCTCTGTACTTGCTGCTGCTTATTAGATGTAGTATATTGTGCAGTATGTTGTATAataaattgtgtattttaaacCACTGTCAATAAATGtgcttttttattcttgattttcaGGTTAGGCCTAAAATCTTCATAGTTAGCTCCCCTCCTCCAACCCTCTAAAATTAACAATCCAGTTAAGAAAGTCCTTGGTTGTATATTATGTAGAAGGTGCTTGGGTTAagctttttgtttggttttctagGCAAATATGCTCTTAacaaataattacttttaaaagcagaaaaaagttgCCATTTACAGAAAGTTTCTTCCCTTCATTGGACTGAAATATGCACCTCCTCGTGGTTTCTTCCTTATAGCTCTGGTTCTGCTCCTTTAGATTGTACCCAACAAGTCTCAATTCAGAAACCAGTCTTTTCGTCAGACTAAACATACTTACTCTCTGAAGCTGTGCCACGCATGTCTTTTTACAGATATTTATTTAGCCTTTgagaaattacagaaaataatgaccc from Nycticebus coucang isolate mNycCou1 chromosome 3, mNycCou1.pri, whole genome shotgun sequence carries:
- the MINPP1 gene encoding multiple inositol polyphosphate phosphatase 1 isoform X2; the encoded protein is MRRSPCCYLLGASVAPATALAAALLSSFAGCSLLEPGDSVASVLSPYFGTKTRYEDVNPGLLLGPEVPWRAPALLEAACTPVQLVALIRHGTRYPTAKQIRKLRKLHGQLQARRPTDDRAGSAGGRDLGATLADWPLWYAEWMDGQLVEKGRQDMRQLAVRLASLFPTLFSRENFGRLQLITSSKHRCVDSGAAFLQGLWQHYYPGLPPPNVEDMECEPPRINDKLMRFFDHCEKFLHEVERNATALYHVEAFKTGPEMQKILKKVAATLQIPVNDLNAGLSQFLLQSSSNLVMQRPFFHCFLSWATSKIRIP
- the MINPP1 gene encoding multiple inositol polyphosphate phosphatase 1 isoform X1: MRRSPCCYLLGASVAPATALAAALLSSFAGCSLLEPGDSVASVLSPYFGTKTRYEDVNPGLLLGPEVPWRAPALLEAACTPVQLVALIRHGTRYPTAKQIRKLRKLHGQLQARRPTDDRAGSAGGRDLGATLADWPLWYAEWMDGQLVEKGRQDMRQLAVRLASLFPTLFSRENFGRLQLITSSKHRCVDSGAAFLQGLWQHYYPGLPPPNVEDMECEPPRINDKLMRFFDHCEKFLHEVERNATALYHVEAFKTGPEMQKILKKVAATLQIPVNDLNADLIQVAFFTCSFDLAIKGIKSPWCDVFDIDDAKVLEYLNDLKQYWKRGYGYTINSRSSCTLFQNIFQHLDKAVEQKQRSQPVSSPVILQFGHAETLLPLLSLMGYFKDKDPLTAYNYKEQMHRKFRSGHIVPYASNLIFVLYHCENAKTPKEKFRVQLLLNEKVLPLAHAQETVSLYEDLKNYYKDILQNCHTREECELAKVNSTSDEL